From a single Equus asinus isolate D_3611 breed Donkey chromosome 2, EquAss-T2T_v2, whole genome shotgun sequence genomic region:
- the ZFHX2 gene encoding zinc finger homeobox protein 2 isoform X1, with translation MATLNSSSAAGTTPSPGHNAPSPPPDTSPGTPSDPVTKDPPAAPSTSESMRPSEPGGQPLESGCGLIPPKETGEPQEEPGCGGFPPKDLGVEEDKEQEEEGGALPPVDLSNHLFFTAGGEACLVAKLSLPGGSELLLPKGFPWGEAGIKEEPSLPLLAHPPPTHLTALHIQHGFDPIQGFSSSDQILSHDTSAPSPAACEGRDGAFWSYQLAPNPPGDPKDGTMENRGGDHRALFWLCLLCRLGFSRPQAFKGHTQSHGVKLTHAQHQGLPGNPAVLQEGDEGCMALLSFLEPKPPAHPRLEIPLDNSSTVNMEVNVGQTKDGPPEAEAQAFVPPVEEVMALSPPSPPTAPATWDPSPTQAKESPTVAGEAGPDWFPEGQEEDGGLCPQLNQSSPTPKEGGTLPAPVGSPEDPSDPPQPYRLADDYTPAPAAFQGLSLSSHMSLLHSRNSCKTLKCPKCNWHYKYQQTLDVHMREKHPESNSQCSYCSAGGAHPRLARGESYNCGYKPYRCDVCNYSTTTKGNLSIHMQSDKHLANLQGFQGGPGGQGSPPEAALPPSTGDKEPKTKSSWQCKVCSYETNISRNLRIHMTSEKHMQNVLMLHQGLPLGLPPGLVGPGPPPPAGAAPTTPPELFQYFPPQALGQPQAPLPGPGLRPDKPLEAQLLLNGFHHLGAPTRKFPTPAPGSLSPDAHLPQSQLLGSLSDGLPTSPPPDDSPSPKVFRCLVCQAFSTDNLELLLYHCSVGRSLPEAEWKEVAGDTHRCKLCCYGTQLKANFQLHLKTDKHAQKYQLAAHLREGGGTVGTPSPVPLGDGAPYGSVPPLHLRCNICDFESNSKEKMQLHARGAAHEENGQIYKFLLEMEGAAAGADLGLFRCLLCAWETPSRLAVLQHLRAPAHRDAQAQRRLQLLQSGPAAKEGLSALQSILSFSHGQLRTSGKAPVTASAEPPTPEKDAQNKTEQLASEEAENKIGPPGDSATQTTVFCCPYCSFLSPESDQVRAHTLSQHAVQPKYRCPLCQEQLVGRPALHFHLSHLHNVVPECVEKLLLVATTVEMTFTTKVVPGPTLSPLGDDPEPPTPGPEFAPSRDQALEGPHLTPEASPDPLSEPPLPSAETPDKPPGSPDQPPSPAPSPAPQPDAQAEEMAPPPAMAEEEEGTVGEPRPAEPAPVDSRHPLTYRKTTNFALDKFLDPARPYKCTVCKESFTQKNILLVHYNSVSHLHKMKKAAIDPSGPARGEAGATPTTAAATDKPFKCTVCRVSYNQSSTLEIHMRSVLHQTRSRGAKTDTKAEGPERGQEEPKEGETEGEVGTEKKGPDPGGFISGLPFLSPPPPPLDLHRFPAPLFTPPVLPPFPLVPESLLKLQQQQLLLPFYLHDLKVGPKLALAGPAPLLSLPAATPPPPPPPPKADLAEREWERPPTAEEGNEAGPTSPPHSTPNEAARTAAKALLENFGFELVIQYNEGKQAVPPPPTPPPPESLGTGDKLACRACGKLFSNMLILKTHEEHVHRRFLPFEALSRYAAQFRKSYDSLYPPPAEPSKPPDGSLDAPAPQLGPPFLVPEPEAAGGYPPEERSRAGGRWPPEEEESSRGNLPPLVPAGRRFSRTKFTEFQTQALQSFFETSAYPKDGEVERLASLLGLASRVVVVWFQNARQKARKNAIEGGPMPTVGGTGGASGCRRCYATFSCVFELVRHLKKCYDDQPPEEEEEETERGEEEEEGEEEDAEEEQGLEPRAGPEGPSPEPPDKTELSQAEATKPGGKEPEERGPPSPCPAHTCDQCTMSFPSQDLLTSHRRLHFLPSVQPSPASHLLDLPLLVFGERNPMMAGTPPVPGPPIKRKHEDGSLSPTGSEAGGGGEGEPPRDKRLRTTILPEQLEILYRWYMQDSNPTRKMLDCISEEVGLKKRVVQVWFQNTRARERKGQFRSTPGGVPSPAVKPPITPTPAPFPKFNLLLGKVDDGPGREAPKKEAPAFPYPTVTPAAGPLPFLPPGKEATTSIPEPRLPLPPPPPPSEDEGPEEPSKASPESEACSPSAGDLSDSSASSLAEPESPGAGGTSGGPGGGAGVPDGMGQRRYRTQMSSLQLKIMKACYEAYRTPTMQECEVLGEEIGLPKRVIQVWFQNARAKEKKAKLQGAAVGGAAGSSEGPLGAQRTDCPYCDVKYDFYVSCRGHLFSRQHLAKLKEAVRAQLKSESKCYDLAPAPEAPPVPKAPPATTPASMPPALPRLAPVLLSGPALAQPPLGSLPPFNSGPAASSGLLGLATSVLPATTVVQTAGPSCPLPQRPVPNQTNPSTAGTTDPAPGPPTEPSGDKVSGERKPVAAPANSSTDALKNLKALKATVPALLGGQFLPFPLPPAGGTTPPTVFGPQLQGTYFQQLYGMKKGLFPVNPVIPQTLIGLLPNALLQPPSQPPEPTATAPPKPPELPAPGEGEAGEADELLTGSTGISTVDVTHRYLCRQCKMAFDGEALATAHQRSFCFFGRGSGGSMPPPLRVPICTYHCLACEVLLSGREALASHLRSSAHRRKAAPPPGGPPITVTNAATAATAAVAFAKEEARLPHTDSNPKTTTTSTLLAL, from the exons ATGGCCACCCTTAACTCATCCTCTGCTGCTGGCACCACCCCCTCCCCTGGGCACAatgccccttccccacctccgGACACCTCCCCCGGGACCCCCTCTGATCCTGTCACCAAAGATCCCCCTGCTGCCCCCTCCACCTCTGAGAGCATGAGGCCCTCAGAGCCAGGGGGACAGCCCCTGGAGTCGGGCTGTGGCCTCATCCCACCAAAGGAGACTGGGGAGCCCCAAGAAGAGCCtggctgtggtggcttcccaccaAAGGACCTGGGGGTGGAAGAGGacaaggagcaggaggaagaaggaggagcgCTCCCTCCCGTGGACCTAAGCAACCACTTATTCTTCACAGCTGGCGGTGAGGCCTGTCTAGTGGCCAAGCTGTCCCTGCCAGGTGGCAGTGAACTCCTGTTACCAAAGGGCTTCCCCTGGGGTGAGGCGGGCATCAAGGAAGAGCCCAGCCTGCCCCTCCTTGCCCACCCGCCCCCTACACACCTCACTGCCCTTCACATCCAACATGGCTTTGACCCAATCCAAGGCTTTAGCTCTTCTGACCAAATTCTGTCCCATGATACCTCAGCGCCATCTCCGGCCGCCTGTGAGGGAAGGGATGGAGCCTTCTGGAGCTACCAGCTGGCTCCAAACCCACCTGGAGATCCCAAAGATGGCACCATGGAGAACAGAGGGGGAGACCACAGGGCACTcttctggctctgcctcctgTGCCGCCTGGGTTTCAGCAGGCCCCAGGCCTTTAAGGGTCATACACAGTCTCATGGGGTGAAGCTAACCCACGCTCAACACCAGGGCCTGCCAGGCAACCCAGCGGTGCTCCAGGAGGGGGACGAAGGCTGCATGGCCCTTCTAAGCTTTCTGGAACCAAAACCGCCTGCTCACCCCCGCTTAGAAATTCCCCTTGACAACAGCAGCACAGTGAACATGGAGGTGAATGTAGGCCAGACGAAGGATGGCCCTCCTGAGGCAGAAGCCCAGGCCTTTGTCCCGCCTGTGGAAGAAGTCATGGCCCTcagcccaccctccccacccacagccccagccACCTGGGATCCCAGCCCAACCCAAGCCAAAGAATCACCAACAGTGGCAGGTGAGGCAGGGCCAGATTGGTTCCCTGAGGGGCAAGAAGAGGATGGAGGGCTCTGCCCCCAACTCAACCAAAGCTCACCCACCCccaaggaggggggcactctccCCGCCCCAGTGGGCTCCCCTGAAGACCCCAGCGACCCACCCCAGCCCTACCGCCTAGCTGACGACTACACCccagcccctgcagccttccAGGGCCTCAGCCTGTCCAGCCACATGTCTCTGCTACACTCGCGCAACTCCTGCAAGACACTCAAGTGTCCCAAGTGCAACTGGCACTACAAGTACCAACAGACCCTGGACGTGCACATGCGGGAGAAGCACCCCGAGAGCAACAGTCAGTGCAGCTACTGCAGTGCCGGTGGCGCCCACCCCCGCCTCGCCCGCGGAGAGAGCTACAACTGCGGCTACAAGCCCTACCGCTGCGACGTCTGCAACTACTCCACCACCACCAAGGGCAACCTCAGCATCCACATGCAGTCTGACAAGCACCTGGCCAACCTGCAGGGCTTCCAGGGGGGGCCTGGAGGACAGGGAAGTCCCCCAGAGGCAGCACTCCCACCCTCCACGGGGGACAAGGAGCCCAAGACCAAATCATCCTGGCAGTGCAAGGTGTGCAGCTATGAGACCAACATCTCTCGCAACCTGCGCATCCACATGACCTCCGAGAAGCACATGCAGAATGTCCTCATGCTGCACCAGGGGCTGCCACTGGGCCTGCCACCTGGGCTGGTGGGGCcaggtccccctcccccagcaggggCTGCCCCCACCACGCCCCCTGAACTCTTCCAGTACTTCCCACCGCAGGCCCTCGGGCAGCCTCAGGCTCCCTTGCCTGGCCCCGGGCTGAGGCCAGACAAGCCCTTGGAAGCCCAGCTGCTTCTCAACGGCTTCCACCACCTTGGAGCGCCTACCCGGAAGTTCCCCACACCTG cccctggcagccTCTCCCCGGATGCCCACCTGCCTCAAAGTCAGCTTCTGGGCTCCTTGTCCGACGGCCTGcccacctccccgcccccagaTGACAGCCCATCCCCGAAGGTGTTCCGCTGCCTCGTGTGCCAGGCCTTCAGCACGGACAACCTGGAGCTGCTGCTCTACCACTGCAGCGTGGGCCGCAGCCTCCCGGAGGCCGAGTGGAAGGAGGTGGCCGGCGACACCCACCGCTGCAAGCTCTGCTGCTACGGCACCCAGCTCAAGGCCAACTTCCAACTCCACCTCAAGACCGACAAACATGCTCAGAAGTACCAGCTGGCAGCCCACCTGAGGGAGGGGGGCGGGACCGTGGGCACCCCCTCCCCAGTGCCCCTGGGAGACGGGGCTCCTTATGGGTCTGTTCCCCCCCTGCACCTGCGATGCAACATCTGTGACTTTGAGTCCAACAGCAAGGAGAAGATGCAGCTGCACGCCCGGGGTGCAGCCCATGAAGAAAACGGTCAGATCTATAAG TTTCTGCTGGAGATGGAGGGTGCAGCAGCTGGGGCAGACCTGGGGCTGTTCCGCTGCCTGCTGTGTGCGTGGGAGACGCCCTCCCGCCTAGCTGTGCTGCAGCACCTGCGTGCCCCTGCCCACCGGGATGCCCAGGCCCAGCGGCGTCTGCAGCTGCTACAGAGTGGCCCAGCAGCCAAGGAAGGGCTCTCAGCTCTTCAGAGCATCCTGAGCTTCAGCCATGGGCAGCTCCGGACTTCTG GGAAAGCTCCTGTCACCGCCTCAGCTGAGCCACCCACCCCTGAGAAAGATGCCCAGAACAAGACGGAACAGTTGG CTTCTGAAGAGGCAGAGAACAAGATTGGCCCTCCTGGAGACAGTGCCACCCAGACCACG GTATTCTGCTGTCCATACTGCAGCTTCCTGAGCCCAGAGTCCGACCAGGTGAGGGCTCACACACTCTCCCAGCATGCAGTGCAGCCCAAGTACAGGTGCCCACTGTGCCAGGAGCAGTTGGTGGGCCGGCCTGCCCTGCACTTCCACCTTAGCCACCTGCACAATGTGGTGCCTGAGTGTGTTGAGAAGCTGCTGCTTGTG GCCACAACTGTAGAGATGACCTTCACAACCAAAGTGGTGCCTGGGCCCACTCTAAGCCCTCTGGGGGATGACCCAGAGCCCCCCACTCCCGGGCCAGAGTTTGCACCCAGCAGAGACCAGGCATTAG AAGGCCCTCACCTGACCCCGGAAGCCAGTCCTGATCCTCTTTCTGAGCCTCCCCTGCCCTCAGCCGAGACCCCAGACAAGCCCCCGGGAAGCCCTGACCAACCCCCTTCTCCAGCCCCATCTCCAGCCCCTCAACCTGATGCCCAAGCTGAAGAAATGGCTCCTCCACCCGCCAtggctgaggaggaagaggggactGTCGGGGAGCCCCGCCCCGCAGAGCCAGCCCCAGTTGACTCTCGCCACCCTCTGACCTATCGGAAGACCACCAACTTTGCCCTGGACAAGTTTCTCGACCCTGCCCGGCCCTATAAGTGCACAGTGTGTAAGGAGTCCTTCACACAGAAGAATATCCTCCTGGTCCACTATAACTCTGTCTCCCACCTGCACAAGATGAAGAAGGCTGCCATTGACCCCTCTGGCCCTGCCCGGGGAGAGGCTGGCGCCACGCCTACCACAGCTGCTGCCACAGACAAGCCCTTTAAGTGCACAGTCTGCCGAGTCTCCTACAACCAGAGCTCCACCCTGGAGATCCACATGCGCTCGGTTCTGCACCAGACTCGCTCTCGGGGAGCCAAGACTGACACCAAGGCTGAGGGGCCAGAGCGTGGCCAAGAAGAGCCCAAGGAAGGCGAGACTGAGGGGGAGGTGGGCACTGAGAAGAAGGGCCCCGATCCCGGTGGCTTCATATCTGGATTGCCCTTCCtgtccccgcccccacctccttTGGACCTGCATCGATTCCCAGCCCCCCTCTTCACTCCACCGGTCCTTCCCCCCTTCCCTCTGGTGCCCGAATCACTGCTTAagctccagcagcagcagcttctcCTGCCCTTCTACCTCCATGACCTCAAGGTGGGGCCCAAGCTGGCACTGGCTGGGCCTGCGCCCCTGCTGTCCCTGCCAgctgccacccctcctcccccgcccccaccccctaaGGCTGACCTAGCTGAACGAGAGTGGGAACGGCCCCCCACGGCCGAAGAGGGGAATGAAGCAGGGCCCACCTCACCGCCCCACTCAACACCCAATGAAGCAGCCCGCACTGCAGCCAAAGCCCTCCTAGAAAACTTCGGCTTTGAGCTGGTGATCCAGTACAATGAAGGGAAACAGgctgtgccccctcccccaaccccacccccaccagagTCCCTGGGCACTGGGGATAAGCTGGCCTGCAGGGCCTGTGGGAAACTCTTCTCCAATATGCTTATCCTCAAGACACACGAGGAGCATGTCCACCGCCGCTTTCTGCCCTTTGAAGCCCTGAGCCGTTATGCTGCTCAGTTTCGAAAGAGTTATGACAGCCTATACCCACCCCCTGCAGAGCCCTCGAAACCTCCTGATGGGTCTCTGGATGCACCTGCTCCCCAACTGGGCCCTCCCTTCCTGGTCCCAGAGCCTGAGGCAGCAGGGGGCTATCCCCCGGAGGAGCGAAGCCGGGCAGGAGGACGCTGGCccccagaggaggaagaaagctCCAGAGGGAATCTTCCTCCCCTAGTGCCTGCAGGCCGCCGGTTCTCCAGAACCAAGTTCACTGAGTTCCAAACGCAAGCCCTGCAGTCTTTCTTTGAGACCAGTGCCTACCCCAAGGACGGAGAGGTAGAGCGGCTCGCAAGTCTCTTAGGCCTGGCTAGCCGTGTGGTAGTAGTATGGTTCCAGAACGCCCGCCAGAAAGCACGCAAAAATGCCATCGAGGGTGGGCCCATGCCAACGGTAGGAGGCACTGGGGGAGCCTCAGGCTGCAGGCGCTGCTATGCCACCTTTTCCTGTGTTTTTGAGTTGGTGCGGCACCTCAAGAAATGCTATGATGACCAGCCccctgaagaggaggaagaagagacagagagaggggaagaggaggaagaaggagaggaggaagacgCAGAGGAGGAACAAGGCCTGGAACCCCGGGCAGGGCCTGAGGGCCCATCACCAGAACCCCCAGACAAGACAGAGCTGAGCCAAGCAGAGGCAACGAAGCCAGGAGGCAAAGAGCCTGAAGAGAGGGGCCCTCCCTCACCTTGCCCAGCCCACACCTGTGACCAGTGCACCATGTCTTTCCCCAGCCAGGACCTCCTGACCAGTCACCGCCGGCTACATTTCCTGCCATCTGTGCAGCCGagccctgcctcccacctcctaGATCTGCCCTTGCTGGTGTTTGGGGAGCGAAACCCCATGATGGCAGGCACTCCGCCAGTGCCAGGGCCACCCATCAAACGGAAGCATGAGGACGGCAGCTTGTCCCCAACGGGTAGTGAagcagggggtggaggggagggtgaACCCCCCAGGGACAAGCGCCTGCGCACCACTATTCTGCCTGAGCAGCTGGAGATCCTGTACCGTTGGTATATGCAGGACTCCAACCCAACACGCAAGATGCTGGACTGCATCTCTGAGGAGGTGGGGCTCAAAAAGCGAGTAGTACAGGTCTGGTTCCAGAATACCAGGGCCCGGGAGAGGAAAGGCCAGTTTCGGAGCACCCCTGGGGGAGTACCCAGTCCAGCAGTCAAGCCCCCCATCACGCCTACCCCTGCACCCTTCCCCAAGTTCAACCTTTTGTTGGGCAAGGTGGATGATGGGCCTGGAAGGGAAGCCCCAAAGAAGGAAGCACCTGCTTTTCCCTACCCCACAGTAACCCCTGCTGCTGGGCCCCTGCCTTTCCTACCACCTGGGAAAGAGGCCACCACCTCAATACCAGAGCCACGTCTAcctctcccaccaccccctcctcccagtgAGGATGAGGGCCCAGAGGAACCATCTAAGGCTTCTCCAGAGAGTGAGGCTTGCAGTCCATCTGCAGGGGATCTAAGTGATTCGTCTGCTTCCAGCCTGGCCGAACCAGAATcccctggggctggagggacCAGTGGGGGACCAGGAGGCGGGGCTGGGGTTCCAGACGGAATGGGGCAGCGACGCTATAGGACCCAGATGAGCAGCCTGCAGCTGAAAATCATGAAAGCCTGCTACGAAGCCTACCGCACTCCCACCATGCAAGAGTGTGAGGTGCTTGGGGAGGAGATTGGGCTGCCCAAGAGAGTCATCCAGGTCTGGTTTCAGAATGCTCGTGCCAAGGAAAAAAAGGCCAAACTGCAGGGGGCAGCAGTTGGCGGGGCTGCGGGCAGCAGTGAGGGCCCCTTGGGAGCCCAGCGCACAGACTGCCCCTACTGTGATGTCAAGTATGATTTCTATGTCTCCTGCCGAGGCCATCTCTTTTCCCGCCAGCACCTGGCCAAGCTCAAGGAGGCGGTCCGAGCCCAGCTGAAGAGTGAAAGCAAGTGCTACGACTTGGCCCCAGCACCCGAGGCACCCCCTGTTCCCAAGGCCCCACCTGCCACCACACCTGCCTCTATGCCACCGGCCCTGCCTCGCCTGGCCCCGGTCCTCTTGTCTGGCCCAGCTCTGGCCCAGCCCCCACTGGGCAGCTTACCTCCTTTCAATTCAG GCCCTGCAGCGTCCTCAGGCCTCCTTGGCCTCGCCACTTCAGTCCTGCCTGCTACTACAGTGGTCCAGACTGCTGGCCCAAGCTGCCCCTTACCTCAGAGACCTGTGCCCAACCAAACCAACCCCTCCACAGCAGGCACCACTGACCCTGCCCCAGGCCCACCTACTGAACCCTCTGGGGACAAGGTCTCTGGTGAGCGAAAACCAGTTGCGGCCCCCGCCAACTCCTCCACTGATGCCCTCAAGAACCTCAAAGCATTGAAGGCCACTGTCCCAGCCCTGTTGGGGGGCCAATTCCTGCCCTTCCCATTGCCCCCTGCAGGAGGCACCACACCACCAACTGTCTTTGGCCCCCAGTTACAGGGGACCTACTTCCAACAGCTCTATGGCATGAAGAAGGGGCTATTTCCCGTGAACCCTGTGATACCTCAGACCCTCATCGGACTGCTCCCTAATGCCCTCCTCCAGCCACCATCCCAGCCCCCCGAGCCCACAGCCACAGCGCCTCCAAAGCCTCCTGAACTGCCCGctccaggggagggggaggccgGAGAGGCCGATGAGCTGCTGACAGGCAGCACTGGCATCTCCACCGTGGATGTGACCCACCGCTACCTGTGCCGCCAGTGCAAGATGGCATTTGACGGGGAGGCCCTGGCCACTGCTCACCAGAGATCCTTCTGCTTCTTTGGGCGGGGCTCTGGGGGTTCCATGCCCCCCCCACTGCGGGTGCCCATCTGTACCTACCACTGCCTGGCATGTGAGGTGCTGCTGAGTGGGCGTGAAGCCCTGGCCTCCCACCTGCGCTCCTCGGCCCACAGGCGCAaggcggccccgcccccaggggGCCCACCCATCACCGTCACCAACGCCGCCACTGCTGCCACGGCTGCTGTGGCTTTTGCCAAAGAGGAAGCAAGATTACCTCACACGGACTCCAACCCAAAAACTACTACTACCTCTACACTTCTAGCTTTATAA